The following coding sequences lie in one Capnocytophaga stomatis genomic window:
- the hflX gene encoding GTPase HflX, translating into MLEQINLNYEKVVLVGIINQLQDEEKSKEYLDELEFLTYTAGGEVLKRFTQRLDVPNPKTFIGTGKMEEVQQFVEENEVGTVIFDDELSPAQQKNIERILKAKILDRTGLILDIFAQRAQTSYSRTQVELAQYQYLLPRLTGLWTHLERQRGGIGMRGPGETEIETDRRIVRDRIALLKKKLATIDRQMAVQRGNRGAMVRVALIGYTNVGKSTLMNVISKSEVFAENKLFATLDTTVRKVVIGNLPFLLSDTVGFIRKLPTQLIESFKSTLDEVREADLLLHIVDISHPNFEEHIHSVNQILAEIKSADKPTIMVFNKIDAYKHQTIAEDDLITEPTSKHFTLEQWKQTWMNKVGNDVLFISALNKDNLEEFREKVYAKVREIHITRFPYNNFLYPEFIEDDTN; encoded by the coding sequence ATGCTCGAACAGATAAATCTAAATTACGAAAAAGTAGTGTTGGTAGGAATCATCAACCAATTGCAAGACGAAGAAAAATCAAAAGAATACTTGGATGAATTGGAATTTTTGACCTATACCGCTGGCGGTGAGGTTTTAAAAAGATTTACCCAAAGATTAGACGTCCCAAACCCGAAGACCTTTATAGGAACAGGAAAAATGGAAGAAGTACAACAGTTTGTGGAAGAAAACGAAGTCGGAACCGTTATTTTTGACGATGAACTTTCGCCTGCACAACAAAAAAACATTGAACGTATTCTGAAGGCGAAAATCCTCGACCGAACTGGACTTATTTTGGATATATTCGCACAGCGAGCTCAAACCAGCTATTCCCGAACTCAAGTGGAATTAGCTCAATATCAATACCTTTTACCTCGACTAACGGGACTTTGGACGCACCTTGAACGTCAACGTGGGGGGATTGGTATGCGTGGTCCCGGGGAGACGGAAATCGAAACCGACCGCCGTATCGTACGTGACCGCATTGCACTTTTGAAGAAAAAACTCGCTACCATTGACCGTCAGATGGCTGTACAACGCGGAAATCGTGGGGCGATGGTGCGTGTGGCACTTATCGGATATACCAACGTTGGGAAATCTACCTTAATGAATGTTATTAGCAAAAGTGAGGTGTTTGCCGAAAATAAACTTTTTGCTACTTTGGATACCACTGTGCGAAAGGTAGTTATCGGGAATCTTCCTTTCTTACTATCTGATACTGTAGGATTTATCCGAAAATTACCTACTCAGCTCATTGAATCGTTTAAAAGTACTTTGGACGAGGTGCGTGAGGCGGATTTACTGCTTCATATTGTGGATATTTCGCATCCGAATTTTGAAGAACACATCCATTCGGTAAATCAAATTCTTGCAGAAATCAAAAGTGCTGACAAACCCACAATTATGGTTTTCAATAAAATAGACGCTTACAAACATCAAACCATAGCTGAAGACGACCTAATTACCGAGCCTACCTCCAAGCATTTTACGTTGGAGCAATGGAAACAAACGTGGATGAACAAAGTGGGTAACGATGTGCTTTTCATTTCGGCATTAAATAAAGATAATTTGGAAGAATTCCGTGAAAAAGTGTATGCCAAAGTGCGAGAAATACACATCACGCGTTTTCCGTACAACAATTTTTTATATCCCGAGTTTATAGAAGACGACACAAATTAG